Within Capsicum annuum cultivar UCD-10X-F1 unplaced genomic scaffold, UCD10Xv1.1 ctg50401, whole genome shotgun sequence, the genomic segment CTTTCTCATTTCTGTGAGGCTAAAGGCGATATGCATGGCTTATGGCAGAGTATGTGATGCACTGGGAAGTTGTCTTCCGGATATGCTTAGAGATACCACCTTCAGCAGTTGTCTTTGTGTACGTAATATTTGGCAATATAAGTAGCATTTTTACACCCCCCCGGCCCTCACACTTACTTTTTCTGACCATGAGTGGTTTACTCGTGTTATGTTATCCGGAGGATCCAGTGACGAGGATGTGGCTGCAAGAATTGCTTCAAAAGGTCGATGGGAATCTGGATGCTCTACAGGCTGGAGGATCGGCGAGCCGGATTCATTCAACT encodes:
- the LOC124892761 gene encoding CCR4-NOT transcription complex subunit 9-like produces the protein MAYGRVCDALGSCLPDMLRDTTFSSCLCEDPVTRMWLQELLQKVDGNLDALQAGGSLNVFSRELLDNGRFRSKKIVQ